A single region of the Bacillus cereus genome encodes:
- the ilvE gene encoding branched-chain-amino-acid transaminase: MGNQYIYMNGEFVEKEKAVVSVYDHGFLYGDGVFEGIRSYGGNVFCLKEHVKRLYESAKSILLTIPMTVDEMEEAVLQTLQKNEYADAYIRLIVSRGKGDLGLDPRSCVKPSVIIIAEQLKLFPQEFYDNGLSVVSVASRRNTPDALDPRIKSMNYLNNVLVKIEAAQAGVLEALMLNQQGYVCEGSGDNVFIVKDGKVLTPPSYLGALEGITRNSVIELCERLSIPCEERPFTRHDVYVADEVFLTGTAAELIPVVKVDSREIGDGKPGDVTKRLTEEFKKLTRERGVRVPGLAESLA, from the coding sequence ATGGGAAACCAGTACATTTACATGAATGGGGAATTTGTAGAAAAAGAAAAGGCAGTTGTTTCAGTATATGATCACGGCTTTTTATACGGGGACGGTGTATTTGAAGGGATTCGTAGTTACGGAGGAAATGTATTTTGTTTAAAAGAACATGTGAAACGACTATATGAATCGGCGAAATCTATTTTACTTACAATTCCAATGACGGTAGATGAAATGGAAGAAGCAGTTTTACAAACATTGCAAAAAAATGAATACGCGGATGCCTACATTCGATTAATTGTTTCAAGAGGAAAAGGTGACTTAGGGCTTGATCCGAGAAGCTGTGTGAAACCGAGCGTAATTATCATTGCAGAACAATTAAAGTTATTCCCTCAGGAATTTTATGATAATGGACTAAGCGTTGTGTCTGTTGCATCAAGACGTAATACGCCAGACGCATTAGACCCACGCATTAAGTCAATGAACTACTTAAATAACGTGCTTGTAAAAATTGAAGCGGCACAAGCGGGAGTGCTAGAGGCTCTTATGTTAAATCAACAAGGATATGTTTGTGAAGGCTCTGGAGATAATGTTTTCATTGTGAAAGATGGAAAAGTGTTAACACCTCCTTCGTACTTAGGGGCGCTAGAAGGTATTACGAGAAATAGTGTGATTGAGTTATGTGAGCGTCTAAGTATTCCGTGTGAGGAAAGGCCATTTACTCGCCATGATGTATATGTAGCAGATGAAGTGTTTTTAACAGGAACTGCAGCGGAACTAATTCCTGTAGTGAAAGTAGATTCAAGAGAAATTGGAGATGGAAAACCAGGAGATGTAACAAAAAGATTAACCGAAGAATTTAAAAAATTAACGAGAGAAAGAGGAGTACGTGTTCCAGGGTTGGCGGAAAGTTTAGCGTAA
- the ilvB gene encoding acetolactate synthase large subunit, whose translation MEEQYTACDELQSEEATGAGHVIQCLKKLGVTTVFGYPGGAILPIYDALYESGLKHVLTRHEQAAIHAAEGYARASGKVGVVFATSGPGATNLVTGLADAYMDSIPLVVITGQVATPLIGKDGFQEADVVGITVPVTKHNYQVRDVNHLSRTVQEAFYIAESGRPGPVLIDIPKDVQNANVTSFFNEEVEIPGYKPEPLPDSLKLREVAKSISKAKRPLLYIGGGVIHSGGSEELIKFAKENRIPVVSTLMGLGAYPPGDPLFLGMLGMHGTYAANMAVTECDLLLALGVRFDDRVTGKLELFSPHSKKVHIDIDPSEFHKNVTVEHPIVGDVKKALHMLLHMSIYTQTDEWLQKLKKWQEEYPLSYKQKEFELKPQHVINLVSELTNGEAIVTTEVGQHQMWAAHFYKARKPRTFLTSGGLGTMGFGFPAAIGAQLAKEEELVICIAGDASFQMNIQELQTIAENNIPVKVFIINNKFLGMVRQWQEMFYENRLSESRIGSPDFVKVAEAYGVKGLRATNSFEAKKVMLEAFSHEGPVVVDFCVEEGENVFPMVPPNKGNNEMIMKRWEE comes from the coding sequence ATGGAGGAACAGTATACAGCATGCGATGAACTGCAGAGTGAAGAAGCTACAGGTGCTGGACACGTTATTCAATGTTTGAAGAAATTAGGTGTAACGACCGTTTTCGGTTATCCGGGCGGAGCGATTTTACCAATATACGATGCGTTATACGAAAGTGGTTTAAAGCACGTGTTAACTCGTCATGAACAAGCTGCAATTCATGCAGCTGAAGGATATGCGAGAGCTTCTGGAAAGGTTGGAGTAGTCTTTGCTACCTCTGGTCCAGGGGCGACGAATTTAGTTACGGGTTTAGCAGATGCTTATATGGATTCGATTCCTTTAGTAGTCATTACAGGGCAAGTTGCAACGCCTTTAATTGGTAAAGACGGATTTCAAGAAGCGGATGTTGTCGGAATTACAGTACCTGTTACGAAGCATAATTACCAAGTTCGTGATGTAAATCATTTATCAAGAACTGTGCAAGAAGCTTTTTACATCGCCGAAAGCGGGCGACCGGGACCGGTATTAATTGATATTCCAAAAGATGTTCAAAATGCAAATGTAACAAGTTTCTTTAATGAAGAAGTGGAGATTCCAGGATATAAACCAGAACCTTTGCCAGACAGTTTGAAACTGAGAGAGGTAGCAAAATCAATTTCAAAAGCAAAACGCCCACTCCTTTATATCGGGGGAGGCGTCATTCATTCAGGCGGATCTGAAGAACTCATCAAGTTTGCGAAGGAGAATCGTATTCCAGTCGTTTCAACTTTAATGGGGCTGGGTGCATATCCGCCGGGAGATCCGTTGTTTTTAGGAATGCTCGGTATGCATGGAACGTACGCTGCAAATATGGCAGTAACAGAATGTGACTTATTACTGGCGTTAGGTGTTCGTTTTGATGATCGTGTAACAGGAAAATTAGAACTTTTTTCTCCGCATTCGAAAAAAGTACATATTGATATTGATCCTTCTGAGTTCCATAAAAATGTAACTGTAGAGCATCCGATTGTTGGTGATGTGAAAAAGGCGCTACATATGCTGTTACATATGTCTATTTATACACAAACAGATGAATGGCTTCAAAAACTGAAGAAATGGCAAGAAGAATATCCACTTTCATATAAGCAAAAAGAATTTGAGTTAAAACCACAGCATGTTATCAACTTAGTAAGTGAATTAACGAATGGTGAAGCGATTGTCACGACAGAGGTAGGACAGCATCAAATGTGGGCTGCTCACTTTTATAAAGCGAGAAAACCACGGACTTTTCTAACATCAGGGGGATTAGGGACGATGGGATTTGGTTTTCCAGCAGCAATTGGTGCTCAGCTTGCAAAAGAAGAAGAACTTGTCATCTGTATTGCTGGTGATGCTTCTTTCCAAATGAACATTCAAGAGCTGCAAACAATTGCTGAAAATAATATTCCTGTCAAAGTATTCATCATAAACAACAAATTTTTAGGGATGGTAAGGCAATGGCAAGAAATGTTTTATGAAAACCGTTTGTCGGAATCGAGAATTGGGTCACCAGATTTTGTGAAAGTAGCAGAAGCTTATGGTGTAAAAGGGCTAAGAGCAACAAATTCGTTTGAGGCGAAAAAGGTAATGTTAGAAGCATTTTCTCATGAAGGTCCTGTCGTAGTTGACTTTTGTGTAGAAGAAGGTGAGAACGTCTTTCCGATGGTTCCGCCAAACAAAGGGAATAACGAAATGATTATGAAGAGGTGGGAAGAATGA
- a CDS encoding ACT domain-containing protein, whose translation MSHTFSLVIHNDPSVLLRISGIFARRGYYISSLNLNERDTSGVSEMKLTAVCTENEATLLVSQLKKLINVLQVNKL comes from the coding sequence ATGAGTCATACTTTTTCATTAGTTATTCATAACGATCCGAGCGTCTTATTACGCATAAGTGGAATTTTTGCTCGGCGTGGTTATTATATTTCTTCTTTAAATTTAAACGAAAGAGATACAAGTGGTGTTTCTGAAATGAAACTAACAGCAGTTTGTACTGAAAATGAAGCAACGTTACTTGTCAGTCAGTTGAAAAAATTAATCAATGTACTGCAAGTAAATAAATTATAA
- the ilvC gene encoding ketol-acid reductoisomerase — protein MKTYYEKDANLELLKGKTVAVVGYGSQGHAQAQNLRDSGVEVVVGVRPGKSYEVAKADGFEVMSVSEAVRTAQVVQMLLPDEQQAYVYKAEVEGNLREGQMLLFSHGFNIHFGQINPPSYVDVAMVAPKSPGHLVRRVYQEGNGVPALVAVHQDATGTALHVALAYAKGVGCTRAGVIETTFQEETETDLFGEQAVLCGGVTALVKAGFETLTEGGYRPEIAYFECLHELKLIVDLMYEGGLTNMRHSISDTAEFGDYVTGSRIVTDETKKEMKRVLTEIQQGEFAKKWILENQAGRPTYNAMKKAEQNHQLEKVGAELREMMSWIHAPKELVKK, from the coding sequence ATGAAAACTTATTATGAGAAAGATGCAAATTTAGAGCTATTAAAAGGGAAAACAGTTGCGGTAGTCGGATATGGATCTCAAGGTCATGCCCAAGCACAAAATTTACGCGATTCTGGTGTGGAAGTTGTAGTTGGTGTTCGCCCTGGTAAGTCATATGAAGTAGCAAAAGCTGATGGATTTGAAGTAATGTCTGTTTCAGAAGCGGTTCGAACCGCACAAGTTGTACAAATGTTATTGCCGGATGAACAGCAAGCATATGTGTATAAAGCAGAAGTAGAAGGAAATCTCCGTGAAGGACAAATGTTACTTTTCTCACATGGATTTAATATTCATTTCGGCCAAATTAATCCGCCAAGTTACGTAGATGTAGCAATGGTTGCGCCAAAAAGTCCAGGACATCTCGTTCGCCGTGTATATCAAGAAGGAAATGGTGTTCCGGCATTAGTCGCAGTGCATCAAGATGCAACGGGAACAGCGCTACATGTAGCACTGGCATATGCAAAAGGTGTAGGTTGTACACGTGCAGGTGTAATTGAAACGACATTCCAAGAAGAAACAGAAACAGACTTATTCGGTGAGCAAGCAGTGCTTTGCGGAGGGGTAACAGCACTTGTGAAAGCTGGTTTTGAAACGTTAACGGAAGGTGGATATCGTCCTGAAATTGCATACTTTGAATGCTTGCATGAATTAAAGTTAATTGTTGATTTAATGTACGAAGGCGGATTAACGAATATGCGTCATTCTATTTCAGATACGGCAGAGTTTGGAGATTATGTAACAGGATCGAGAATTGTTACAGATGAAACGAAGAAGGAAATGAAACGTGTTCTTACAGAAATTCAGCAAGGTGAATTCGCGAAAAAATGGATTTTAGAAAATCAGGCGGGGCGCCCAACGTATAATGCGATGAAAAAAGCAGAACAAAATCATCAGCTTGAAAAGGTGGGGGCAGAACTTCGTGAAATGATGAGCTGGATTCATGCACCGAAAGAATTAGTAAAGAAATAG
- the ilvD gene encoding dihydroxy-acid dehydratase has protein sequence MRSDMIKKGFDKAPHRSLLKATGLKDEDFDKPFIAICNSFIEIIPGHKHLNEFGKLVKEAVRAAGMVPFEFNTIGVDDGIAMGHIGMRYSLPSREIIADSVETVVNAHWFDGMICIPNCDKITPGMMMAALRINIPTVFVSGGPMAAGKTSKGEVVDLSSVFEGVGAYQSGKISEEELKDIEDHGCPSCGSCSGMFTANSMNCLCEVLGLALPGNGSILAIDPRREELIKQAAEKLKILIERDIKPRDIVTEEAIDDAFALDMAMGGSTNTVLHTLALAQEAGLDYDMNRIDAVSRRVPHLCKVSPASNWHMEDIDRAGGISAILKEMSRKEGVLHLDRITATGQTLRENIAESEIQDKEVIHTLENPHSEEGGLRILKGNLAKDGAVIKSGATEVKRFEGPCVIFNSQDEALAGIMLGKVKKGDVVVIRYEGPRGGPGMPEMLAPTSAIAGMGLGADVALLTDGRFSGASRGISVGHISPEAAAGGTIALLKQGDIVCIDVEERLLEVRVSDEELDKRKKEWKRPEPKVKTGWLGRYAQMVTSANTGAVLKIPNFD, from the coding sequence ATGAGAAGTGACATGATTAAAAAAGGTTTTGATAAAGCTCCGCATCGTAGTTTATTAAAAGCAACCGGTTTGAAAGATGAAGATTTTGATAAACCGTTTATAGCGATCTGTAATTCTTTTATTGAAATTATTCCAGGGCATAAGCACTTGAACGAATTTGGAAAACTTGTAAAAGAAGCCGTTCGTGCAGCGGGCATGGTACCATTCGAATTCAATACAATTGGAGTAGACGATGGTATTGCGATGGGACATATCGGTATGCGTTATTCGCTTCCGAGTCGTGAAATTATTGCAGATTCAGTAGAAACAGTTGTAAATGCACATTGGTTTGATGGCATGATTTGCATTCCAAACTGTGACAAAATTACACCTGGTATGATGATGGCGGCTCTTCGTATTAACATTCCAACTGTATTTGTTTCAGGTGGTCCGATGGCTGCGGGAAAAACATCTAAAGGAGAAGTTGTTGATTTAAGTTCCGTTTTTGAAGGGGTAGGAGCTTATCAATCCGGGAAAATTTCAGAAGAAGAATTAAAGGATATCGAAGATCATGGCTGTCCATCTTGTGGCTCTTGTTCGGGTATGTTTACCGCGAATTCTATGAATTGTTTATGTGAAGTGTTAGGTTTAGCTCTTCCAGGAAACGGTAGTATTTTAGCAATTGATCCAAGACGTGAGGAGTTAATTAAACAAGCAGCAGAGAAATTAAAAATTTTAATTGAGAGAGATATTAAGCCACGCGATATTGTGACAGAAGAGGCAATTGATGATGCATTTGCACTTGATATGGCGATGGGAGGATCTACGAATACAGTATTACACACGCTAGCGCTCGCACAAGAGGCAGGATTAGATTACGATATGAACCGTATTGATGCTGTTTCAAGACGTGTACCGCATTTATGTAAAGTAAGCCCTGCTTCTAATTGGCATATGGAAGATATTGATCGAGCAGGCGGGATTAGTGCAATTTTGAAAGAGATGAGCAGAAAGGAAGGGGTACTTCATCTAGATCGAATAACTGCTACTGGGCAAACATTAAGAGAAAACATTGCTGAATCTGAGATTCAAGATAAAGAAGTTATTCATACTCTTGAAAACCCTCATAGTGAGGAAGGGGGATTACGTATATTAAAAGGAAACCTTGCGAAAGATGGGGCAGTTATTAAAAGCGGAGCAACAGAGGTAAAACGATTTGAAGGACCTTGCGTTATTTTTAATTCACAAGATGAGGCGCTTGCGGGCATTATGCTTGGAAAGGTGAAAAAAGGAGATGTAGTTGTCATTCGTTATGAAGGGCCAAGAGGCGGACCAGGTATGCCAGAAATGTTAGCACCAACATCAGCAATTGCTGGTATGGGGTTAGGAGCAGATGTTGCGCTATTAACGGATGGACGTTTCTCGGGTGCTTCACGTGGTATTTCAGTAGGGCATATTTCACCAGAAGCAGCTGCGGGCGGAACGATTGCACTTCTTAAACAAGGGGATATCGTTTGTATCGATGTTGAGGAGAGATTATTAGAAGTAAGAGTTAGTGATGAAGAATTAGATAAGCGTAAAAAAGAATGGAAACGACCAGAACCGAAAGTGAAAACTGGCTGGCTTGGGCGTTATGCACAAATGGTAACATCGGCGAATACAGGTGCAGTCCTAAAAATCCCGAATTTCGATTGA
- the ilvA gene encoding threonine ammonia-lyase IlvA has product MVQKVKERVKIEDILMAHNCMKDIVIKTPLQRDTVLSEKYDCDVYVKREDLQLIRSFKIRGAYNLIQSLPKEKLQNGVVCASAGNHAQGVAYTCNLLKIPSKIFMPTTTPKQKVSQVQFFGGDFAEIVLVGDTFDSSFQEAQRYCDENKMTFVHPFDDPYVVAGQGTVAVEIMHDMEKPVDYIFTAIGGGGLASGVGTYVKGVSPATKVIGVEPMGAASMKEAFLQNENVALEKIDSFVDGAAVKKVGKLTFETCKEVIDDIVLVPEGKVCTTILELYKKNAIVAEPAGALSIAALDLYRDEIKGKTVVCTLSGGNNDIDRMQEMKERSLIYEGLKHYFIIEFPQRSGALREFLDKGLGPEDDITRFEYIKKHNKENGPALVGVELKHKEDYEQLITRFKENNIQFVELNKNPILFDLLI; this is encoded by the coding sequence ATGGTGCAGAAAGTAAAGGAGAGAGTGAAAATTGAAGATATCTTAATGGCTCATAATTGCATGAAAGATATCGTTATTAAAACACCGTTACAACGAGATACAGTTTTATCTGAGAAATATGATTGTGACGTTTATGTGAAACGAGAAGACTTACAATTGATTCGATCTTTCAAAATTCGTGGTGCGTATAATTTGATTCAAAGTTTACCGAAAGAAAAGTTACAAAATGGTGTTGTTTGTGCAAGTGCTGGTAATCATGCGCAAGGGGTAGCTTATACGTGTAATTTATTGAAGATTCCGTCAAAGATTTTTATGCCCACAACGACACCTAAGCAAAAAGTATCACAAGTCCAATTTTTCGGTGGTGATTTCGCAGAGATTGTATTAGTTGGTGATACATTTGATAGCTCTTTCCAAGAAGCACAGCGCTATTGTGATGAAAATAAGATGACATTCGTTCATCCGTTCGATGACCCGTATGTCGTTGCTGGTCAAGGAACAGTGGCGGTTGAAATTATGCATGATATGGAGAAACCAGTTGATTATATCTTTACAGCAATCGGCGGTGGCGGGTTAGCATCAGGTGTTGGTACATATGTGAAAGGTGTTAGTCCTGCTACAAAGGTCATTGGTGTAGAACCGATGGGGGCTGCATCTATGAAAGAGGCTTTTCTTCAAAATGAAAATGTGGCATTGGAGAAAATAGATAGTTTTGTTGATGGGGCAGCGGTTAAAAAGGTAGGAAAGTTAACATTTGAAACTTGTAAAGAGGTAATTGATGATATTGTTTTAGTACCAGAGGGAAAGGTTTGTACGACGATTTTAGAACTGTATAAGAAAAATGCAATTGTAGCTGAACCCGCTGGAGCACTTTCTATTGCGGCGCTTGATCTTTACAGGGATGAAATAAAAGGGAAAACAGTTGTATGTACGCTAAGTGGTGGAAATAATGATATTGATAGAATGCAAGAAATGAAAGAACGTTCCCTCATTTATGAAGGATTAAAGCATTACTTCATCATTGAATTCCCGCAGCGTTCAGGAGCACTAAGAGAGTTTCTTGATAAGGGATTAGGCCCAGAAGATGATATTACACGATTTGAGTACATTAAGAAACATAATAAAGAAAATGGTCCAGCACTAGTCGGTGTAGAATTAAAACATAAAGAAGATTACGAGCAATTAATTACTCGTTTTAAAGAAAATAATATTCAATTTGTGGAGCTCAATAAAAATCCTATTTTGTTTGATTTACTTATTTAA
- a CDS encoding CapA family protein: MKILLKRFLLIAFFITPIVLLINYSFISKAKDKPDMQNKSSKTASKSEKKIEEPEITLTFSGDTMFDWQLRPVIEKNGADYPFQHVKEEITKADISFINLESAFTTREKKVPGQQFWIKSDPSTLQAIKNTGYDIVNIGNNHTLDYGQDGLLDTISHVEKLKLPYTGAGKNAEDAYTSRELTVKGKKFKFLSFVRFMPNFNWVAGENKPGVTNGYDLDLVTKTIQEQKKDADYVIVYMHWGVEKSNRPIEYQKQYVPKMVEAGADAIVGSHPHWLQGFEYYNKVPIAYSLGNFLFPSYVNGKSAETGVLTLTFKGNDVQMSFNPYIIRNNQVSPVNEEEKKKALQYLQTVSTDVEIDDTGKIINKRK; encoded by the coding sequence ATGAAAATTTTACTAAAACGATTTCTGTTAATAGCCTTTTTCATTACACCAATTGTTTTATTAATCAACTACTCTTTTATTTCAAAAGCGAAAGACAAACCTGATATGCAAAACAAATCTAGTAAAACAGCTTCAAAAAGCGAAAAGAAAATAGAAGAGCCTGAAATCACACTCACCTTCTCTGGTGATACAATGTTCGATTGGCAATTACGTCCCGTAATCGAAAAAAATGGGGCTGATTATCCATTCCAACATGTAAAAGAAGAAATAACAAAAGCTGATATTTCTTTTATTAATTTAGAGTCAGCATTTACAACGAGAGAAAAAAAAGTACCTGGACAACAATTTTGGATTAAAAGTGACCCATCCACACTACAAGCAATAAAAAATACTGGATACGATATTGTCAATATTGGCAATAACCATACGCTTGATTATGGACAAGATGGACTACTAGACACCATTTCTCACGTCGAAAAATTAAAACTACCTTACACTGGAGCCGGAAAAAATGCTGAGGATGCTTATACCTCTCGTGAACTAACTGTAAAAGGAAAAAAGTTTAAGTTTCTTTCCTTCGTTCGATTTATGCCTAACTTTAATTGGGTAGCTGGTGAAAATAAGCCTGGCGTTACGAACGGATATGATTTAGATCTTGTAACAAAAACGATTCAAGAGCAAAAGAAAGATGCTGATTATGTAATCGTTTATATGCATTGGGGCGTTGAAAAATCAAATCGTCCAATAGAATATCAAAAACAATATGTACCTAAAATGGTTGAAGCAGGAGCTGACGCAATTGTCGGCAGTCATCCACATTGGTTACAAGGGTTTGAGTATTATAATAAAGTTCCTATCGCTTACTCATTAGGAAACTTTTTATTCCCAAGTTATGTGAATGGAAAAAGCGCCGAAACTGGCGTATTAACTTTAACCTTTAAAGGAAATGATGTCCAAATGTCATTTAACCCGTACATCATTCGCAACAACCAAGTTTCTCCTGTAAATGAAGAAGAAAAGAAAAAAGCACTACAATATTTACAAACGGTTTCAACCGATGTAGAAATTGATGATACTGGGAAAATAATAAATAAACGTAAATAG
- a CDS encoding DUF554 domain-containing protein, producing MVILGAIVNGICIIFGTLLGKLFSAIPESMKGTIMHAIGLAVTVLGLQMALKSENFLVVILSLVIGTVIGEWLQLEERLKLLGDWLENKVGSKGKGSISEGFVTATLIFAIGAMGILGALDSGIRGNHDILFTKAIIDGFISIILTTTLGIGVVFSAIPVILYEGGIAVFATQINSFVPKELMNQFIVEMTATGGIMIFAIGLNLLGFIKIKVANLLPGILMVGVIVSIIYGYGLIISH from the coding sequence ATGGTTATATTAGGAGCAATTGTAAATGGGATTTGTATTATATTTGGTACTTTACTTGGTAAATTATTTAGTGCGATTCCAGAAAGTATGAAGGGAACAATTATGCATGCAATCGGTTTAGCGGTTACTGTACTTGGACTTCAAATGGCATTAAAAAGTGAAAATTTTCTTGTTGTCATACTAAGTTTAGTTATTGGTACGGTAATCGGGGAATGGCTACAATTAGAAGAAAGGTTAAAACTGTTAGGGGATTGGTTAGAAAATAAAGTTGGATCGAAAGGGAAAGGGAGCATATCAGAAGGCTTTGTAACAGCCACACTTATTTTTGCAATTGGTGCGATGGGGATACTTGGTGCATTGGACAGTGGGATTCGCGGAAATCATGATATTTTATTTACAAAGGCGATTATCGATGGATTCATTTCTATTATATTAACGACAACTCTAGGAATTGGCGTAGTATTTTCAGCGATTCCAGTGATTTTATATGAGGGAGGTATTGCAGTTTTTGCAACACAAATTAATAGTTTTGTTCCAAAAGAATTAATGAATCAATTTATAGTGGAAATGACTGCTACTGGCGGTATTATGATATTCGCAATCGGATTAAATTTACTTGGATTTATTAAAATTAAAGTGGCAAATTTACTTCCAGGCATATTAATGGTTGGAGTAATTGTTTCTATTATATATGGTTATGGTTTGATAATAAGTCATTAG
- a CDS encoding GNAT family N-acetyltransferase, with protein sequence MVEFQFTKRAYKILEIAAEETECSKGIIHPVHLFIGACKEGTGVCAELHMYLFHTVGMDFLAKISLLQQYYVNEIEYINVGEFKVSNKTIEVLKVAKKRMERFQQILINEGHVLYAIFQGDTVIDKVISKKMKKDVLQITSEPRDLTVALKRFDPICNSLSHNIRKAISSDFEKLARFVKNEFGERWLKSLDYGFRTYKEELPIFIAEQGGEIIGFACYDVVRGKKGLFGPMGTVKHNRVNGVGKTLLNHCLYDMKKSGYEYAIIGQAGPIEFYERCCNARLIPIGDN encoded by the coding sequence ATGGTGGAATTCCAATTTACAAAACGTGCATATAAAATATTGGAGATCGCAGCAGAAGAGACTGAGTGTAGTAAAGGTATTATCCATCCGGTTCATCTATTTATAGGAGCTTGTAAGGAAGGTACTGGAGTTTGCGCGGAGTTACATATGTATTTATTTCACACGGTGGGCATGGATTTTTTAGCAAAGATATCGTTACTCCAACAATATTATGTAAATGAAATAGAATACATAAATGTTGGGGAGTTTAAAGTTTCAAATAAGACGATAGAAGTTTTAAAAGTAGCGAAGAAACGGATGGAACGTTTTCAGCAAATATTAATAAATGAAGGGCATGTTTTATATGCAATTTTTCAAGGGGATACAGTTATTGATAAGGTTATAAGTAAAAAGATGAAAAAAGATGTATTGCAAATTACATCTGAACCAAGAGATTTGACGGTTGCATTAAAAAGATTTGATCCTATTTGTAATAGTTTAAGTCATAATATTAGAAAAGCGATCTCTTCTGATTTTGAAAAGTTGGCACGTTTTGTTAAGAATGAATTTGGTGAGCGTTGGTTAAAATCTTTAGATTATGGATTTCGGACATATAAAGAAGAGTTACCTATTTTTATTGCTGAACAAGGAGGAGAAATCATTGGTTTCGCTTGTTATGATGTTGTGAGAGGAAAGAAAGGGCTGTTTGGACCGATGGGTACAGTGAAACATAATCGTGTGAACGGTGTTGGGAAGACGTTATTGAATCATTGTTTATATGACATGAAGAAAAGCGGATATGAGTATGCAATTATAGGACAAGCAGGTCCGATTGAGTTTTACGAGCGATGCTGTAATGCACGTTTAATACCCATAGGAGATAATTAA
- a CDS encoding multidrug efflux MFS transporter has protein sequence MASWKRNLMICWLGCFTTAAGMSLVIPFLSFYIEELGVTGTSSIAQWSGLAFGVTFLMGAIVSPIWGKLGDIHGRKLMLIRASLGMAIIMTLMGFVTDVYQLVALRFLMGAVSGFLSTAMTFIAAETPQEHSGWAISTISTGGVSGSLLGPILGGYLSELIGMRHVFLVTGAFLFLSFLIVFFFLHEENHSAKAKKAQPKKVWTMVPAKHLIISLFVATFIIQLANMSIQPIITLYVKHLAGPGTDHIEMIAGAVMSATGLAVILAAPKLGRLSDHIGPQKTLVVALFAAGIIFIPQAFVTSAWQLLILRFLLGIAQAGLLPSVQTLLKQHTPTHVTGRIFGYNQSFQFLGNMIGPVLGGQIAAHAGFQYVFFSTSSLLFIACIWVYFHSKNAEVSEKQHLEVS, from the coding sequence ATGGCCAGCTGGAAACGAAATTTAATGATTTGTTGGCTAGGTTGTTTTACCACTGCCGCCGGTATGAGTTTAGTAATTCCTTTTTTATCTTTTTATATTGAGGAATTAGGGGTGACCGGCACTTCTAGTATTGCACAGTGGTCGGGACTTGCATTTGGTGTGACATTTTTAATGGGTGCGATCGTATCACCAATATGGGGCAAGCTTGGTGATATACATGGACGGAAATTGATGCTTATACGTGCGAGCCTTGGTATGGCGATAATTATGACGCTTATGGGGTTTGTGACGGACGTGTATCAACTAGTCGCACTTCGGTTTTTAATGGGAGCGGTATCAGGTTTCCTTTCTACAGCGATGACATTTATTGCTGCAGAAACTCCGCAAGAACATTCAGGTTGGGCGATTTCTACAATCTCAACAGGAGGCGTGAGCGGTTCATTACTTGGGCCGATACTCGGAGGTTATTTGTCAGAGTTAATCGGAATGCGCCATGTTTTTCTAGTTACAGGAGCTTTCTTATTCCTTTCCTTTCTCATCGTCTTTTTCTTCTTACATGAAGAGAATCATTCTGCTAAAGCAAAAAAGGCACAGCCGAAAAAAGTATGGACGATGGTCCCGGCAAAACATTTAATAATAAGTTTATTTGTAGCAACGTTTATTATTCAGCTTGCAAATATGTCAATTCAACCTATTATTACGCTGTACGTAAAACATTTGGCAGGACCAGGAACAGATCATATTGAAATGATTGCAGGTGCAGTTATGTCTGCGACAGGATTAGCAGTTATTTTAGCAGCTCCGAAGCTAGGACGATTATCAGATCATATAGGTCCTCAAAAAACGTTAGTTGTAGCGTTGTTTGCTGCCGGAATTATTTTTATTCCGCAAGCATTTGTAACCTCAGCTTGGCAACTATTAATTCTTCGCTTTTTATTAGGTATTGCACAAGCAGGACTATTACCTTCCGTACAAACTCTACTAAAACAACATACGCCAACCCATGTAACGGGACGAATATTTGGATATAATCAATCGTTTCAGTTTTTAGGAAATATGATTGGGCCAGTACTTGGTGGGCAAATTGCAGCTCACGCAGGCTTCCAATATGTTTTCTTCTCTACATCATCATTATTATTTATTGCATGTATTTGGGTTTATTTTCATAGTAAGAATGCAGAGGTATCAGAGAAACAACATTTGGAAGTTAGTTAA